One Brachyhypopomus gauderio isolate BG-103 chromosome 15, BGAUD_0.2, whole genome shotgun sequence genomic region harbors:
- the c15h10orf71 gene encoding cardiac-enriched FHL2-interacting protein — MNCLEKRHSGRRGSSRGHRKHSNGFGDTSRARKIMDETDREVSNLTDRAFRSLCIGEEAVYNDSEISSPTARHKAFAEDLQKKEVVKASCQETASYGLQSREMERRTEVASTFQQSCADDFRDECLSYMSNGSVEAVWQHQRSTSRVASLIKAFSSGDGYHSAGDADVALSREKSRDCNESWDRSALTCIQKNLPEFPSAYHQNFKSGPFQSYRNHFHASAASVVQMHTAASLVKSPQNSFSALNTTNFFFHSEFSPFQLWNDYNRFPFKREETLGFVSTSEFPRWYDTHLYKELTASHRTSSSPSEGRWFNRRKIDNFTATQRSRSTVIQKASAIEKRCESEITANCPPWRKNNNFMRNKLPSNRPSTVSPSNEKINRADSTLFYPSRQAHDMQHKLGNVGHNEFSSNMTPFSITQLLTPEIHGRQGTETSEILQFARTPTVPDCSAQGDTDMKSLHDAKQLRDSYKAKASSLLFNIKDNKRRVKSTYSPPKCSDITDQNSHPSELHNFGSKLSDTAVSQMTTRQDSAAPGHLEHYNQVQHTYGLSLSQTVEHRGEFADGYHHNMALSSSQSQYGAANYNIPHGESKGNSLHPNKFSNRESRECGFSPHVLLAQNQTPKHSEGHIYDPRRALSSTRPEIETVLSKSHPPAHSAQMSEKQTLSRREDVVHYDHQEKKNFVRKQSYGYNKNELSAEETLFWKSTETTNITNKKPIDGSEIKDPLPFKGEIAALIEKDKQRKANAKQYLPLTNDSYTMGKEAYVNKVNENIKQGRLAKEEEVHATDISQKYSYTGSQMNPVGHHPINPLVASQNLYENPLNKMASPPSKEANLNKGSRIQSAPKDEVCLQIDMNYPRTSETDCSRRTQCPCSLETKQKKEGSAIYQPYKYEPNKQWYIATSENKQTQDEVCTPRQLQQSDQSGETNYTRSISEPSYIQQLSAKRTTQRNVITEERSRTGELKPNYPISPKQTYATKLGDMNSDINKQNFQSTEACNDRSQTREDRFNINDILSIRDNEQAKRLRENKHSLSACEATKLENQPSTFTRTAEDKEANMEISHMKEQTLLGQNSCYILEKTNISSACIKRDSHDPNEGLVNIGTGMKGKSGKDIFMNKENDRITSKVLSYKERGQTKQEILTSKLKAHAQKEISAIKEKGLAKQSIPSRNPLKQSTAGNYEKGQLNQGVLSLKKEITAEKLDHLFQDITYSSVTLYKELANQDSDVPKYEPLKEQDMKLPKRTSVSLEEDANSGKNTEATKDDKLITNEKIFGQVDKRPIVVKTGEFQDISKSYHLQSLTQSTENYHNKCGSGSQDEGCTNASATEDITILKKGLSRSPVLIPLSKEASVVKTDDQTASQPEILNSKSQTECQMFASMLNNSSRCDLLVKTETCKPNPYKSSEHVEPHDFSINKTDELLLNVEVDKHITRSDIAGQTDTNLQVEEEETAREDRGATEEKLHHGSKKNTGKGNPIKEPTEHFIKASASQVTSPSEWTKLKKEQVSVDTAVESTNTETGHSNHKASSIKDKLKLKSAADCVSTNETNSTEIKSPKMIHLVYGEHIPEAKEKKEEKSPEQWAKHDTELQSESTTKPNEDSSTQQLHHTDNPKLNACENTHTNKGSKNQTITNSGNQKYIQTAGVNEHCLLKEPKQNKYEIQQDACQSKQETSSINNPDKPMTPGVVKERNNPELQEKRSMPQTLQGKDNHQQTENNARLEENGTNRTNSNVKLTDAENEKSHDKSYTPNVSTNDHDHETMSCPADKGADVINAVPNKHIIHIPSKEDDEPVDEPVIYSICVSSQSEIVSEEEPIIFTICVSSMSEADNPKAEDTVSHNSSGQEQLSVTEVEREGMFGNIKEETEKDRVESKASEIKEETVLMDSKKSEKETAASKCISPAKKDKCDYNRSSEVGNISSYESLSVKYGLPTGENIHLKSGQKQEHKMHNEKEEPTNTISQKVQKTKVADGHTVDVDYAKHQGSRKKDPGQLSDLLKASEENSEQNVTHVAEEREGTAGEGTSQRSAGVMLTSEKNLTDTNQLISENGRAQNKQDILVKPKTPISSVVPVCEYSQDTKCSIAQKTNIINDGDNDDQLKECMEVRKKVQIMDSMRDTAKENENVYRVDKNADMIMKKLNDNQKTTYAADGNTSTKTSRTSKPCGPSHEDICKHTPDVAPVQNSQKAINEAVKKKCVQDECERDTMRVEILNKDTTLTKDSKSSHDNGKDFLNKDQLAEEHEESKLKTISEAKGKRDIIIQNIIPSNNQMVKGSQSVSKNLIENVSTAMKADQNLFKVSNISLEEKHLPKLEPELNNPIEKVLEKHFVQDKTIKSDSISGRCVLSPKNTNENVQSVLTKVTGIKSPPSIDTTEDDAKRMNNQKCKEEPSPTWGKRMKKDTTSVNTKDNTEKASSLVKVGNETLCESNQSDNRLKEEAVHTAKEVNSEDVDTGKLQRDSGQIKTDVVVKDHSGRGEMGNSGETTQGKHDDRVNVYQYYPGKGFLPEPKGHVYGEPSSAPSHHHDTALKTKDGSLTKPGITLRERKSTRPDISALADYARLRVISAEDDSMSEKDLLQKMDTHQKYNLMAVEPQKRLQGNLTVTVGDGELTAKKSENQSQMTKPSQVEERDNLLFHRSRITKEMPEGHNQQTVQSEITSHPKLSSMTRRSDDRLFAGKERHSTTGKTLTNQMQPHKPLNEQLSAYSRNHVINQSQNLQVTHTVLSQNALSRSRQPANAKMQDMDVNAHVKSPDSLSQTSLGGQHHQENQHTRNPTNVVPSVTSDGGKMEELQYYTVSAMDSEPKPKDLHETFPGRHKMTPNKEVAEIPSTKARSKSSSPAMGKAVIFRVKDNTVRTSPVTKTVMPPCRRSFSDEFRIGSPREMWKFSEKNELEDNHKPGPKEPSCPPVRHEPAVASHRPHGQRETRSQGSLPSAELTAATEPMGYLKRRQLGEDDDNRSVVSTLSDVESLAASTILTTNSIASHTFYNEHNRYTSARPASACYERPESVCFERPESSCSDMRPLGKPPTVPPKTEKALHRAKKLTSRRIKKTEAKATSDSQEQSETKCIRNASSLPSSPLELMSTHHAMHASPPVSHYHVEPNYASPAQSIVAHPFPMTQRKLLQDPNSGQYFMVDMPVQVKTKMFFDPATGKYVQLNVRQDPPTTVAQPPSVEVLNQPYLVYSGFLPMPVSSLPSRRSSSQTSAPGTVTEQNMAGASSGAQRQPSNPRNAQLYNEPVHRTREPTSSQSVYAGNNVGFTQRKTDIITMRELDDFVIENT; from the coding sequence ATGAACTGTCTGGAAAAGCGCCACTCGGGCAGACGGGGGAGCTCGCGGGGTCATCGCAAGCACTCCAATGGCTTCGGTGACACGTCGCGGGCCAGAAAAATCATGGacgagacagacagggaggtgAGCAACCTCACCGATCGAGCTTTCAGGAGTCTGTGCATCGGCGAGGAGGCCGTCTACAACGACTCGGAGATCTCTTCCCCTACTGCACGCCACAAGGCCTTCGCTGAAGATCTTCAGAAGAAGGAGGTTGTGAAGGCCTCCTGCCAGGAGACTGCATCCTATGGTCTTCAGtccagggagatggagagaaggactGAAGTGGCTTCAACATTCCAGCAGTCCTGTGCGGATGATTTCAGAGATGAATGCTTGTCTTATATGAGCAACGGGTCCGTGGAGGCAGTGTGGCAACATCAGAGGAGCACATCACGAGTAGCATCCCTCATCAAGGCTTTCAGTTCAGGAGACGGTTACCATAGCGCTGGGGATGCTGATGTTGCACTTTCAAGGGAGAAATCAAGAGACTGTAATGAGTCGTGGGACAGATCAGCTCTGACATGCATTCAGAAGAATCTACCAGAGTTCCCTTCTGCCTATCATCAAAATTTTAAGAGTGGCCCctttcagtcttacagaaatcATTTTCATGCATCTGCTGCTTCTGTGGTCCAGATGCACACAGCAGCGTCTCTTGTGAAATCCCCCCAAAACAGCTTCAGTGCACTGAACACAACTAACTTTTTCTTTCACAGTGAATTCAGTCCTTTCCAGTTGTGGAATGATTATAATAGGTTTCCATTTAAACGGGAGGAAACTTTAGGGTTTGTGTCAACCAGTGAGTTCCCCAGGTGGTACGATACTCATCTTTACAAAGAACTGACGGCTTCACACAGGACGTCAAGCTCTCCGTCTGAAGGCAGGTGGTTTAACAGAAGAAAGATTGATAACTTTACTGCAACTCAGCGCTCCAGGTCCACAGTAATACAAAAAGCCTCAGCGATAGAGAAAAGGTGTGAGTCTGAGATTACCGCCAACTGTCCCCCATGGAGAAAGAATAATAACTTTATGAGAAATAAACTCCCAAGTAATCGGCCCTCCACTGTCTCACCAAGCAATGAGAAAATAAACAGGGCAGATTCTACGTTGTTCTACCCTAGTAGACAAGCACATGACATGCAACACAAATTAGGCAATGTGGGCCACAATGAGTTTTCCAGCAATATGACACCATTCAGCATCACGCAGCTTCTCACACCTGAAATTCATGGTAGACAAGGAACTGAAACATCTGAAATACTGCAATTTGCACGTACGCCCACTGTTCCAGATTGTTCCGCTCAGGGTGACACGGATATGAAATCATTGCATGATGCCAAACAGCTACGGGACAGCTACAAAGCCAAAGCATCAAGTCTATTGTTTAACATCAAAGACAATAAAAGAAGAGTCAAAAGTACATATAGTCCCCCTAAATGTTCTGACATAACTGACCAGAATTCGCATCCTTCTGAGCTTCACAATTTTGGATCCAAACTTTCGGATACCGCTGTATCTCAAATGACAACTCGGCAAGACTCAGCAGCACCTGGCCATTTAGAACATTATAATCAAGTCCAGCACACTTATGGTCTCTCCTTATCCCAAACCGTGGAGCACCGTGGAGAGTTTGCTGATGGATATCATCATAATATGGCATTATCATCCTCCCAATCTCAGTATGGAGCTGCTAATTACAATATTCCTCATGGGGAATCAAAGGGTAACTCTCTGCACCCAAATAAGTTTTCGAACAGGGAGAGTAGGGAGTGTGGGTTCTCACCACATGTGCTTTTGGCACAGAATCAAACACCAAAACATTCAGAGGGTCACATTTATGACCCTAGAAGAGCACTTAGCTCTACAAGGCCAGAAATTGAAACCGTTCTTTCCAAATCACATCCACCAGCACACTCAGCACAAATGTCAGAGAAACAGACGTTAAGTAGGAGAGAAGATGTTGTTCATTATGACCACCAAGAGAAAAAGAATTTTGTGAGAAAACAAAGTTATGGGTATAATAAAAATGAGTTGTCTGCTGAAGAAACACTTTTTTGGAAAAGCACAGAAACGACAAATATCACAAACAAGAAACCTATTGATGGCAGTGAGATCAAAGATCCACTGCCCTTCAAAGGAGAGATAGCTGCACTGATAGAAAAGGACAAGCAGAGAAAAGCCAACGCTAAACAATACTTACCTTTAACCAATGACAGCTACACCATGGGGAAGGAAGCATATGTAAACAAAGTGAATGAGAACATTAAACAAGGGCGGCTTGCCAAAGAGGAAGAGGTGCATGCCACAGATATCtcacaaaaatattcatacacGGGCTCGCAAATGAATCCTGTAGGCCACCATCCAATAAATCCACTCGTGGCATCCCAAAATTTGTATGAAAACCCTCTGAACAAAATGGCTTCACCTCCCAGCAAAGAAGCAAACCTTAACAAAGGCTCAAGAATTCAAAGTGCACCAAAAGATGAGGTCTGTCTTCAGATAGACATGAATTATCCAAGAACTTCTGAAACGGATTGTAGTCGGAGAACACAATGTCCCTGTTCACTAGagacaaaacaaaagaaggaaggaTCTGCCATTTATCAGCCGTATAAATATGAGCCAAACAAACAGTGGTATATTGCAACAAGTGAAAACAAACAGACTCAGGATGAAGTGTGCACGCCAAGACAACTGCAACAATCAGATCAATCAGGTGAAACAAATTACACACGCTCCATATCAGAGCCATCTTATATTCAACAGCTGAGTGCAAAAAGAACAACCCAAAGAAATGTAATAACAGAGGAGAGATCCAGGACTGGGGAACTCAAGCCAAATTACCCTATTAGCCCCAAGCAGACATACGCAACAAAGCTTGGGGATATGAACTCAGACATTAACAAACAGAACTTTCAAAGTACCGAGGCATGCAATGACCGTTCACAAACAAGAGAAGACAGATTTAACATTAATGACATCCTCTCTATCAGAGACAATGAACAAGCAAAGAGACTTAGAGAAAATAAACACAGTCTCAGTGCGTGTGAAGCAACAAAATTAGAAAATCAACCATCCACATTTACTCGTACAGCTGAGGACAAAGAAGCTAACATGGAAATATCTCATATGAAAGAACAAACACTGCTGGGTCAAAACTCCTGCTACATACTAGAAAAAACAAATATATCATCTGCGTGTATCAAAAGGGACTCACATGACCCCAATGAAGGACTGGTAAACATTGGCACAGGCATGAAAGGCAAATCAGGAAAAGACATATTTATGAATAAAGAGAATGATAGGATCACATCAAAAGTACTTTCATACAAAGAAAGAGGCCAAACAAAACAGGAGATACTCACATCAAAATTGAAAGCACATGCTCAAAAGGAGATATCAGCAATTAAAGAAAAGGGTCTTGCTAAGCAAAGTATTCCATCTAGAAATCCATTAAAGCAAAGCACAGCTGGAAACTATGAAAAGGGCCAGTTGAACCAAGGGGTCCTGTCTCTAAAGAAAGAAATTACTGCAGAAAAACTAGATCATCTTTTCCAAGACATCACATACTCGAGTGTCACTTTATACAAAGAACTAGCAAACCAAGACAGTGATGTTCCAAAATATGAACCTCTAAAGGAGCAAGACATGAAACTACCTAAAAGAACTTCTGTCTCTCTGGAAGAAGATGCCAACTCGGGCAAGAATACAGAAGCAAcaaaagatgacaaactcatcACTAATGAGAAAATATTTGGACAGGTAGATAAAAGGCCTATAGTGGTAAAAACTGGTGAATTCCAGGATATTTCCAAGAGTTATCATCTCcagtctctcacacaatctACTGAGAATTACCATAACAAGTGTGGCTCAGGTAGTCAGGATGAAGGTTGTACAAATGCCAGTGCTACTGAGGATATCACGATACTCAAGAAAGGTCTCTCAAGATCTCCAGTTCTCATTCCTCTCAGCAAGGAAGCTTCTGTGGTCAAGACAGACGATCAGACTGCTTCTCAGCCGGAAATACTGAATAGTAAAAGTCAGACAGAATGTCAAATGTTTGCTTCAATGCTAAATAACAGTTCAAGATGTGATCTCTTAGTAAAAACAGAAACTTGCAAACCAAACCCATACAAGAGTTCAGAACATGTTGAACCCCATGACTTCTCTATTAACAAAACAGATGAACTACTCTTAAATGTTGAGGTGGATAAACATATTACTAGAAGTGATATAGCTGGTCAGACGGACACCAACCTGCAGGTCGAGGAGGAAGAAACAGCCAGAGAAGACAGGGGAGCCACAGAGGAGAAACTCCATCATGGAAGTAAAAAGAACACTGGGAAAGGAAACCCTATAAAGGAACCAACTGAACATTTTATAAAAGCAAGCGCTAGCCAAGTGACATCTCCATCAGAGTGGACGAAGTTAAAGAAAGAACAAGTCTCTGTTGACACAGCAGTGGAATCTACAAATACTGAAACTGGTCATTCTAATCACAAGGCAAGTAGTATCAAAGACAAGTTAAAACTCAAAAGTGCAGCTGATTGTGTCAGTACTAATGAAACAAATTCTACAGAAATAAAATCACCAAAGATGATTCATTTGGTATATGGTGAGCACATTCCAGAagccaaagaaaagaaagaagaaaaaagcccagagcagtgggccaAACATGACACTGAGCTGCAGTCAGAGAGCACGACTAAACCAAATGAAGACTCTTCAACTCAACAGCTTCACCACACTGATAATCCTAAACTAAATGCATGTGaaaatacacatacaaacaaaggaTCAAAAAATCAAACAATCACAAACTCAGGTAaccagaaatatattcaaacTGCTGGAGTGAATGAACATTGTTTACTAAAAGAAcctaaacaaaataaatatgaaatacaACAGGATGCCTGTCAATCAAAGCAGGAGACAAGCAGCATAAACAACCCAGATAAACCAATGACACCTGGTGTagtaaaagaaagaaacaatcCAGAGCTTCAGGAGAAACGATCCATGCCTCAGACACTACAGGGAAAAGACAACCATCAACAGACAGAGAATAATGCACGTTTGGAAGAGAATGGTACAAACAGAACTAATAGCAATGTAAAACTTACAGATGCTGAAAATGAGAAGTCACATGACAAATCTTACACACCAAATGTTAGCACAAACGATCATGATCATGAAACGATGAGTTGCCCCGCAGATAAAGGTGCAGACGTTATAAATGCGGTACCTAACAAACACATCATTCATATCCCTAGCAAGGAAGATGATGAACCTGTAGATGAGCCTGTGATATATAGCATATGTGTGTCAAGCCAATCAGAAATTGTTTCAGAGGAGGAACCAATCATCTTTACCATTTGTGTGTCAAGCATGTCTGAGGCAGATAATCCTAAAGCAGAAGATACTGTAAGTCATAATAGTTCTGGTCAAGAACAGCTTTCAGTaacagaggtagagagagaaggaatgTTTGGTAATATAAAAGAGGAAACTGAAAAAGACAGAGTTGAAAGCAAAGCAAGTGAAATCAAGGAGGAAACAGTTCTGATGGATAGCAAAAAGTCTGAAAAAGAAACAGCAGCAAGTAAATGCATCTCACCTGCAAAAAAAGATAAATGTGATTATAATAGATCAAGTGAGGTGGGCAATATTAGTTCTTATGAAAGCCTCTCGGTCAAATATGGGCTTCCCACTGGAGAGAACATTCATCTCAAATCAGGACAAAAACAGGAGCATAAAATGCACAATGAAAAAGAAGAACCCACCAATACAATTTCACAAAAAGTACAAAAAACCAAAGTGGCTGATGGCCACACAGTGGATGTTGATTACGCAAAACATCAAGGATCAAGAAAAAAGGATCCAGGACAACTTTCTGATCTTCTAAAAGCTAGCGAGGAAAACAGTGAGCAAAATGTTACCCACGTGGCAGAAGAGCGGGAAGGAACAGCTGGTGAAGGAACCTCCCAAAGATCTGCTGGAGTCATGTTAACATCTGAGAAAAACCTAACAGATACAAATCAACTCATTTCTGAAAATGGCAGAGCACAAAATAAACAGGACATTTTGGTAAAACCAAAGACACCAATATCAAGTGTTGTGCCAGTTTGTGAATACAGCCAGGACACCAAGTGTTCTATCGCCCAAAAGACCAACATAATAAATGACGGTGATAATGATGATCAACTGAAAGAATGTATGGAAGTCAGAAagaaagtacagataatggATTCTATGAGGGACACAGCGAAAGAGAATGAGAATGTCTACAGAGTGGACAAAAACGCTGACATGATCATGAAAAAATTGAACGATAATCAAAAAACTACATATGCTGCCGATGGAAATACCTCCACAAAAACCAGTAGGACCTCAAAACCATGTGGTCCATCACATGAAGatatatgtaaacacacaccagaTGTAGCTCCAGTTCAAAACAGTCAGAAGGCAATTAATGAAGCAGTTAAGAAAAAATGTGTACAGGATGAATGTGAAAGGGATACAATGAGAGTAGAAATACTAAACAAAGATACAACTCTAACCAAAGACAGCAAGTCTTCACATGATAATGGAAAAGACTTTCTCAACAAAGATCAACTCGCTGAGGAACATGAGGAATCCAAACTCAAGACAATCAGTGAAGCAAAAGGTAAGAGGGACATTATTATACAGAATATAATCCCCTCTAATAACCAGATGGTAAAAGGAAGTCAAAGTGTTAGTAAGAATCTAATAGAAAATGTGTCTACTGCCATGAAAGCAGATCAGAATCTTTTCAAAGTTTCAAATATATCATTGGAAGAGAAACACTTGCCTAAATTGGAGCCTGAATTAAATAACCCTATAGAGAAAGTCCTAGAAAAGCACTTTGTTCAAGATAAAACAATAAAGTCAGACAGCATAAGTGGCAGATGTGTTTTGTCGCCCAAGAACACAAATGAAAATGTCCAAAGTGTATTAACAAAAGTCACTGGAATAAAATCACCACCTAGCATCGACACCACAGAGGACGATGCCAAAAGAATGAACAATCAAAAATGCAAAGAGGAACCATCACCCACATGGGGGAAGCGCATGAAAAAAGACACGACCTCAGTGAATACTAAGGATAACACAGAGAAAGCATCATCTCTGGTTAAAGTTGGGAATGAGACCCTATGTGAATCAAATCAAAGTGATAATCGTTTAAAGGAAGAAGCAGTCCATACAGCCAAAGAGGTGAATTCTGAGGACGTTGACACTGGCAAGCTTCAAAGAGACAGTGGCCAAATAAAAACCGATGTGGTGGTTAAAGATCACAGTGGCAGAGGGGAAATGGGAAACAGTGGAGAGACTACACAAGGAAAACATGATGATCGCGTTAATGTATATCAGTATTATCCAGGAAAGGGGTTTCTTCCAGAACCTAAAGGACATGTGTATGGAGAACCAAGCTCTGCTCCATCTCATCACCATGACACAGCACTTAAAACGAAAGATGGCAGCCTCACTAAACCAGGCATTACGCTGAGGGAGAGGAAGTCAACTAGGCCAGATATATCAGCTTTAGCGGATTACGCTAGGCTAAGAGTCATCTCTGCTGAAGATGACAGCATGAGTGAAAAGGACTTACTGCAAAAAATGGACACCCATCAGAAGTACAATCTCATGGCTGTGGAACCACAGAAACGTTTGCAAGGAAATTTGACAGTGACTGTGGGAGACGGAGAGCTTACAGCAAAAAAGTCTGAGAATCAAAGTCAGATGACAAAGCCTTCACAAGTTGAGGAAAGAGATAACCTTTTATTTCATAGAAGCAGAATTACAAAGGAAATGCCCGAGGGACACAATCAGCAAACAGTCCAGAGTGAAATCACTTCTCATCCAAAGCTCTCTTCAATGACAAGAAGATCAGATGATAGATTATTTGCTGGTAAGGAAAGACACAGCACCACAGGGAAGACACTGACAAATCAGATGCAGCCACACAAACCTTTGAACGAACAACTCTCTGCATACTCAAGAAATCATGTAATCAATCAGTCCCAGAATCTTCaagtcacacacactgtactatCACAGAACGCCCTGTCCAGATCGAGACAACCAGCTAATGCTAAAATGCAGGATATGGACGTTAATGCTCATGTTAAAAGTCCAGACTCCTTATCACAAACCTCACTGGGTGGTCAACATCATCAAGAGAACCAACATACAAGGAATCCAACAAATGTCGTACCATCAGTAACAAGTGATGGAGGGAAGATGGAGGAGCTGCAGTACTACACTGTTAGTGCCATGGACAGTGAGCCAAAGCCGAAAGATCTACATGAAACCTTTCCAGGAAGGCACAAAATGACACCAAATAAAGAAGTAGCTGAAATTCCTTCAACAAAGGCACGATCAAAATCCTCTTCTCCAGCAATGGGAAAAGCTGTTATATTTAGAGTGAAAGATAATACCGTCAGGacttctcctgttactaaaacCGTGATGCCACCTTGTCGCAGATCTTTCTCTGACGAATTCAGGATTGGCTCTCCAAGGGAAATGTGGAAGTTCTCTGAGAAGAATGAGCTTGAGGACAATCACAAGCCTGGTCCTAAAGAGCCTTCCTGCCCTCCTGTCCGGCATGAGCCAGCAGTGGCTTCACATCGACCACACGGACAGAGAGAAACCCGATCGCAAGGCAGTTTGCCTTCAGCAGAGCTCACAGCTGCAACAGAACCTATGGGCTACCTTAAAAGGCGCCAGCTAGGTGAGGATGATGACAATCGATCAGTCGTCAGCACACTCTCAGACGTGGAGAGTTTGGCAGCTAGCACAATACTTACAACAAACAGTATAGCTTCACACACCTTTTATAACGAACATAACAGATATACCAGTGCAAGGCCAGCATCAGCTTGCTACGAAAGGCCAGAGTCAGTCTGCTTTGAAAGGCCCGAATCATCCTGTAGTGATATGAGGCCGCTGGGCAAACCACCCACTGTTCCTCCTAAAACAGAGAAGGCCCTTCATCGTGCTAAGAAACTTACTTCTAGAAGGATCAAAAAGACAGAAGCTAAGGCAACATCTGATAGCCAAGAACAGTCTGAAACCAAGTGCATCCGAAATGCCTCTAGCTTGCCCTCTTCACCTCTGGAGCTAATGTCAACACATCACGCAATGCACGCGTCCCCCCCTGTATCACACTACCACGTTGAACCTAATTACGCATCTCCTGCACAGAGCATTGTTGCTCACCCTTTTCCAATGACTCAGAGAAAGCTCTTGCAAGATCCAAACTCGGGACAGTACTTCATGGTGGACATGCCAGTGCAGGTCAAGACAAagatgttttttgaccctgcaACAGGTAAATATGTCCAGCTTAATGTGCGCCAGGACCCCCCAACCACTGTAGCACAGCCACCATCTGTGGAGGTGTTGAATCAGCCATATTTAGTGTACTCTGGCTTCCTGCCCATGCCTGTCTCCTCCTTACCTTCACGGAGGTCATCATCGCAGACGTCAGCACCAGGTACTGTTACAGAGCAGAACATGGCAGGAGCAAGCAGTGGAGCACAGAGACAGCCAAGTAACCCCAGGAATGCCCAACTGTACAATGAGCCTGTGCATAGAACACGTGAACCAACCAGCAGTCAGTCTGTGTACGCTGGAAATAATGTGGGCTTCACACAAAGAAAGACAGACATTATAACGATGAGGGAACTGGATGACTTTGTCATAGAGAACACATGA